Proteins encoded together in one Terriglobus saanensis SP1PR4 window:
- a CDS encoding DHA2 family efflux MFS transporter permease subunit has protein sequence MSEKVEAQADWKPRANPWLIAATVALAAFMEVLDTSIANVALPHISGTLGASPDQGTWVLTSYLVANAIILPVGGWASSVIGRKNFFMLCIVIFTIASFLCGIAPTLPLLLLFRILQGLGGGGLQPMAQAIMADSFEPRKRGLAFSLYGLVAVLAPSIGPTLGGWITDNYSWRWIFYINIPVGLLALVLVTRLVDDPPWIKADRSNLFKLDYIGLGLLTLAMGGMQIMLDKGEENDWFASNFIRTFGVMFVVGLVSLIWWEWRVKNPIMNLKLFKFKNFAICCGLMILVGGVLNASTVLQPQFLQGQLGYTATVAGEALTWGGLSLVVVMPLAGIATGRFPARNLLVLGFAMFAISYYYTATHLSLGISFGFASVLRVIQVLPIPFCFIAITNAAYIGLPREASNQVSGIINFVRNVGGSIFIAVTGAQVTNRSLFHQARLQESMQSGSAVFTQYANSLGAAAGGGSAAGMATPQGNPVGQALIYQQLNQQAAVQGYADVYMMLGWMACGMVLCAFLLSGNRPGQSAAPEGAVH, from the coding sequence ATGAGTGAAAAGGTAGAGGCACAGGCTGACTGGAAGCCAAGGGCGAATCCATGGCTGATCGCGGCCACGGTGGCTCTGGCTGCATTCATGGAGGTGCTGGATACTTCCATTGCGAACGTGGCCCTTCCCCATATCTCCGGAACCCTGGGAGCGAGTCCCGACCAGGGCACGTGGGTCCTGACCAGCTATCTTGTGGCGAATGCCATTATTCTGCCGGTGGGGGGTTGGGCTTCGAGCGTCATCGGCCGGAAGAACTTCTTCATGCTCTGCATCGTGATCTTTACGATTGCCAGTTTTTTGTGTGGCATAGCGCCCACTTTGCCATTGCTTTTGCTCTTCCGGATTCTGCAAGGCCTGGGAGGCGGAGGTCTGCAGCCGATGGCGCAGGCCATCATGGCCGACTCGTTCGAGCCCAGGAAGCGCGGTCTTGCCTTTTCTCTCTACGGTTTGGTGGCCGTGCTGGCGCCGTCGATTGGCCCCACGCTGGGCGGTTGGATTACGGACAACTACTCCTGGCGATGGATCTTCTACATCAATATTCCTGTGGGCTTGCTTGCGTTGGTATTGGTCACGCGGCTGGTCGACGATCCGCCATGGATCAAGGCCGATCGCAGTAATCTCTTCAAACTGGACTACATCGGTCTGGGTCTGCTGACGCTGGCGATGGGCGGCATGCAGATCATGCTGGACAAGGGTGAGGAGAACGACTGGTTTGCGTCGAATTTTATCCGCACCTTTGGCGTGATGTTTGTGGTCGGTCTGGTTTCGTTGATCTGGTGGGAGTGGCGGGTAAAGAACCCGATCATGAATTTGAAGCTCTTCAAATTCAAAAACTTCGCGATCTGCTGTGGACTGATGATCCTGGTAGGCGGTGTGCTCAATGCTTCGACGGTCCTGCAGCCGCAATTTCTGCAGGGGCAGCTGGGCTACACGGCAACGGTTGCGGGCGAAGCTCTTACGTGGGGCGGCCTTTCGCTGGTGGTAGTGATGCCGTTGGCGGGTATTGCCACGGGAAGATTTCCGGCGCGCAATCTGCTGGTGCTTGGCTTCGCCATGTTTGCGATCTCGTACTACTACACGGCCACGCATCTTTCGCTGGGGATCAGCTTTGGCTTTGCTTCCGTACTGCGCGTGATCCAGGTGTTGCCGATTCCGTTCTGCTTCATCGCGATCACGAATGCGGCGTACATCGGTCTGCCGCGCGAGGCGAGTAATCAGGTGTCGGGCATCATCAACTTTGTGCGCAACGTGGGCGGAAGTATCTTCATCGCGGTGACCGGGGCGCAGGTGACGAACCGTTCGCTTTTCCATCAGGCGCGTCTGCAGGAGAGCATGCAGAGCGGAAGTGCGGTGTTCACACAGTACGCCAACTCCTTAGGAGCAGCGGCTGGTGGAGGAAGTGCGGCGGGTATGGCAACGCCCCAGGGGAATCCCGTCGGGCAGGCCCTGATCTATCAGCAGTTGAACCAGCAGGCTGCGGTGCAGGGCTATGCGGATGTCTACATGATGCTGGGATGGATGGCCTGCGGCATGGTGCTGTGTGCGTTTCTGTTGAGCGGAAATCGTCCGGGCCAAAGCGCTGCGCCTGAAGGTGCAGTTCACTAA